From Halobacteriovorax sp. HLS, the proteins below share one genomic window:
- a CDS encoding response regulator, with protein MINYNILIAEDNTDFVELLRERIKGFDENISISEASNGYNALDKLKSFQYDLLITDFHMPVMNGMELIKSIKSIPEKNRPRNVIMLSAFLEAGEPAEDLSFVRFLPKDDFKDSLFELISESRAKDEKPSRKDQRRVGFNSNDNENIRIDIVGKNFVDIVKGKDISLGGIAVKVPHFIIDCKIGENVECIISLPQKKTIKTFGTVRHVGEENDFYFGIEFTKMDKLSEKNLKEFVESKR; from the coding sequence ATGATCAATTACAATATACTAATTGCTGAGGATAATACAGATTTTGTAGAACTTTTGAGAGAAAGGATAAAGGGCTTTGATGAGAATATCTCTATCTCTGAAGCTAGTAATGGCTACAATGCTTTGGATAAATTGAAGTCTTTTCAATATGATTTACTTATTACAGATTTCCATATGCCAGTAATGAATGGAATGGAGTTAATAAAATCAATAAAATCGATCCCTGAAAAAAATAGACCTCGCAATGTCATAATGCTTTCTGCATTCTTAGAGGCAGGTGAGCCAGCAGAAGACTTAAGTTTTGTTAGATTCTTACCTAAAGATGATTTTAAAGATTCACTCTTTGAGCTTATTAGTGAATCTAGGGCTAAAGATGAAAAGCCATCTAGAAAAGATCAGCGTCGTGTAGGTTTTAATTCTAATGATAATGAAAATATAAGAATTGATATTGTTGGGAAGAACTTTGTTGATATAGTAAAAGGTAAAGATATTTCATTAGGAGGAATCGCCGTGAAGGTACCTCACTTTATAATTGATTGCAAAATAGGAGAGAATGTAGAATGCATAATCTCTCTACCTCAGAAGAAAACAATTAAGACATTTGGAACGGTAAGGCATGTTGGGGAAGAAAATGATTTTTATTTTGGAATCGAATTTACTAAAATGGATAAGCTTAGTGAAAAGAATCTAAAAGAATTTGTCGAATCTAAGCGCTAA
- a CDS encoding CBS domain-containing protein, with protein sequence MVNFTPAVVGRLNKSEINSKESIRDHMSKAFITLSKDITISEASTSLLKMNLTGAPVVGDKGELIGFLSEKDCLKFSLDSKYYNHTPSSVEHFMSRTVMTISPSDTLLHVVELFLKNNFQIYPVVEEQRVVGVVSRKMILEAVTKMKQTSW encoded by the coding sequence ATGGTCAATTTTACACCAGCAGTTGTTGGAAGATTAAATAAAAGTGAGATCAATTCAAAGGAGTCCATTAGAGATCATATGTCTAAGGCCTTCATTACTTTGAGTAAAGATATAACCATTTCAGAAGCAAGTACTTCTCTTTTAAAAATGAATCTCACGGGAGCTCCAGTTGTTGGAGATAAAGGGGAGTTAATTGGTTTTTTGTCTGAGAAGGATTGTCTGAAATTTAGTCTTGATTCAAAATATTATAACCACACACCTTCAAGTGTAGAACACTTTATGTCTCGAACTGTAATGACAATTTCTCCAAGTGACACTCTCTTGCACGTGGTAGAGCTTTTTCTCAAAAATAATTTTCAAATTTATCCTGTTGTAGAAGAGCAAAGAGTCGTTGGAGTTGTCTCTCGCAAAATGATACTAGAAGCTGTTACTAAGATGAAACAAACCAGTTGGTAA
- a CDS encoding M14 family zinc carboxypeptidase, whose protein sequence is MKKLGLLLLLLNSISLLAANNIISSGFFIQDIDKTFLKQIKNKKGLIIDHVSSKGFELYGDNKLESWLVKNSPVLFYKIDNNIHKSALQNYPNPEQIERTLKTLAKQNPSIFKLFSIGKTQEGRELWVMKVSDNVEVDETEPEFKYVANMHGDEIVGREMMVSLLEDLAKGYSESHQNIVELINNTEIFIMPSLNPDGASKRRRGNSNWRDLNRDFPDVDSDADGIRPRQRQLETLAMMNFQESRNFSLSANFHGGTEVVNYPWDTKRADFPLLELVKDLSLEYAQAIPSMRDNDEFTDGIVNGYAWYEINGGMQDWSYHWHNDLQVTIELSHSKWPSYSQVPGYYQKNKSSLLTFMKRIHQGLGLKFNKKIDGNIVIRKLIGNNYQEIISMKLTKNEFYKVLEPGNYQLDIQSNGVSKTIYKEVLADKIFINGEFETVEF, encoded by the coding sequence ATGAAAAAGCTTGGACTACTTCTTTTGCTACTGAACTCAATATCTCTTCTTGCGGCCAATAATATTATTAGCTCAGGCTTCTTTATCCAAGACATAGATAAAACCTTTTTAAAGCAAATAAAAAATAAGAAAGGCCTTATCATTGACCATGTCAGCTCAAAAGGCTTTGAATTATATGGTGACAACAAACTAGAGAGCTGGCTCGTAAAGAACTCTCCAGTCCTTTTTTATAAAATTGATAACAACATTCATAAATCAGCACTTCAGAACTACCCAAACCCAGAACAAATTGAAAGAACCCTAAAAACACTTGCTAAGCAAAACCCTAGCATTTTCAAACTATTCTCCATTGGTAAAACTCAAGAAGGTAGAGAGCTTTGGGTAATGAAGGTTTCAGATAATGTTGAAGTTGATGAGACTGAACCAGAGTTTAAGTATGTGGCCAATATGCATGGCGATGAGATTGTGGGTAGAGAGATGATGGTTTCACTATTAGAAGATCTTGCAAAAGGCTATTCTGAATCTCATCAAAATATCGTCGAGTTAATAAATAATACTGAAATATTCATTATGCCATCATTAAATCCTGATGGTGCTTCAAAGCGCAGAAGAGGAAACTCAAACTGGAGAGACTTAAATAGAGACTTCCCTGATGTTGATAGTGATGCTGATGGTATTAGACCACGTCAAAGACAGTTAGAAACTCTTGCAATGATGAACTTTCAAGAGTCTAGAAACTTTTCACTCTCGGCAAATTTTCACGGTGGAACAGAAGTTGTAAACTATCCATGGGATACTAAAAGAGCAGACTTCCCTTTGCTTGAGCTCGTGAAAGATTTATCACTCGAGTATGCGCAAGCTATTCCCTCTATGAGAGATAATGATGAATTTACGGATGGCATTGTAAATGGCTATGCATGGTACGAAATTAATGGAGGTATGCAGGATTGGAGTTATCATTGGCATAACGACTTGCAAGTAACTATTGAACTCTCTCATTCTAAATGGCCTAGCTATTCTCAAGTTCCAGGATACTATCAGAAAAATAAATCTTCACTGCTGACATTCATGAAAAGAATTCATCAAGGACTCGGACTTAAGTTTAACAAGAAAATAGATGGAAATATAGTGATAAGAAAACTAATAGGAAATAACTATCAAGAGATTATTTCTATGAAGCTTACTAAGAATGAATTCTATAAGGTTCTAGAGCCTGGAAATTATCAACTAGATATTCAATCTAATGGTGTTTCAAAGACTATTTATAAAGAAGTATTAGCTGATAAGATCTTTATAAATGGTGAGTTCGAAACGGTAGAGTTCTAA
- a CDS encoding multidrug effflux MFS transporter produces the protein MEKVENRFIVLMAFLMSLIALSIDAMLPALNHIRESLAVVNENDIQLVISTIFLGMSFGLMLYGPLSDSIGRKKPLYLGLSIFCVGSLISLLSHSIEVMLLGRFLQGFGASSCRVVSVAMIRDKFHGPAMGRVMSLIMMVFIVVPAVAPGLGQLIIYIGNWQSIFLVFIILAICGILLLRYTQDETLALDKRIPFSFSSIGNGIKETVSNGTSRGYTICAGLIFGAFVGYLSSAQQILQLQFNLGDSFSLYFGALALSIGVSSFINSKLIARFGMRNLSIISIASLNLLSIFYLVYIFSISTPVTLLSFVIYLGLSFLFIGILFGNLNTLAIAPLGHIAGVANSVISSFQTFISVSVGGVVGQLYNGTVIPLVGAFFLLSLISFIIIKFLTPSD, from the coding sequence ATGGAAAAAGTTGAAAATAGATTTATTGTACTAATGGCATTTCTGATGTCTTTAATTGCTTTATCAATAGATGCTATGTTACCGGCCCTGAACCATATCAGAGAGTCTCTTGCCGTCGTCAATGAAAATGATATTCAATTAGTGATCTCAACTATCTTCTTAGGGATGTCGTTCGGCCTCATGCTCTATGGTCCTTTGTCTGACTCTATAGGTAGAAAGAAACCGTTGTACTTGGGGTTGTCTATTTTCTGTGTAGGGAGCCTGATCTCCTTGTTGAGTCATAGTATCGAAGTCATGTTATTAGGGAGATTCTTACAAGGTTTTGGAGCTTCATCTTGTAGAGTTGTATCAGTCGCAATGATACGAGATAAATTTCATGGGCCAGCGATGGGGAGAGTAATGTCTCTCATTATGATGGTTTTTATAGTAGTTCCTGCTGTTGCTCCTGGACTTGGCCAACTCATAATTTATATTGGTAATTGGCAGTCTATATTTCTCGTTTTTATTATACTTGCTATCTGTGGAATATTGCTACTTAGATATACTCAAGATGAAACACTAGCTCTGGATAAGAGAATCCCATTTTCATTTTCTTCAATTGGCAATGGGATTAAAGAAACTGTAAGCAACGGAACTTCTAGAGGTTATACTATTTGCGCTGGACTTATTTTTGGAGCCTTTGTTGGTTATTTGAGTAGTGCTCAGCAAATTCTTCAACTTCAATTTAATTTAGGAGATAGTTTTTCTTTATACTTTGGCGCTCTTGCATTAAGTATTGGTGTCTCTTCATTTATAAATTCAAAATTAATAGCTAGGTTTGGGATGAGAAATCTCTCTATTATATCTATCGCTTCATTGAATTTACTTTCTATATTTTATCTTGTGTACATATTCTCTATCTCGACTCCCGTAACTCTGTTAAGTTTCGTTATCTATTTAGGTCTTTCTTTCTTATTTATTGGTATACTTTTTGGGAATCTAAATACTCTTGCCATTGCGCCGTTAGGACATATTGCTGGTGTTGCCAATTCTGTGATTAGTTCTTTTCAGACTTTTATATCTGTAAGTGTAGGAGGGGTGGTTGGACAGCTTTATAATGGAACGGTGATACCTTTAGTAGGGGCATTCTTTCTTCTAAGTCTAATATCTTTTATTATAATAAAATTTCTAACACCTAGTGATTAA
- a CDS encoding carbon-nitrogen hydrolase family protein, whose amino-acid sequence MKKIIDVRNASIKDIPRIIELVKECYGDLGTYTEDMLRGQINNFREGCFVVLRDGDIIAYSASLIIDEKKALSPHTWESISANGFASTHDEDGEYLYGYETCVHPSERGLRIGQRIYNARKGLVNFYQLKGIVFGGRIPNYAKRIKKVSSVEEYIEKVRTKEISDPILGFHLRSGFEVVGVLKNYLPTDKASGGYAVHLKWDNPEFKAAFTEKNKPFRQNSVRIVCVQYKQRAVESFEEFAGIVEYYVDVAGDYRADFLLFPELFTMQLLSIENEEIKPAEAIVKMTMYTERIKELFQRLAMKYNVNIIAGSHPTLVGDSVRNISYICLRDGMVHEQTKIHPTPDERYWWKIEGGDQVKVIDTDCGPIGVLICYDSEFPELTRHLVNQGIKFLFVPFLTDNRQGYCRVRYCCQARAIENQIYVAIAGNVGNLPRVKNLDIQYAQSAIFTPCDFPFAKDGIAAEATPNVEMVTIADLRTDTLIEARSHGAVQNLKDRRHDLYSVKWHKS is encoded by the coding sequence GTGAAGAAAATTATTGATGTTAGAAATGCTTCTATTAAGGATATTCCTAGAATCATTGAACTTGTTAAGGAGTGCTATGGAGATCTTGGCACATATACAGAGGATATGCTTAGAGGGCAAATTAATAACTTTAGAGAAGGCTGCTTTGTTGTTCTTCGTGATGGCGATATTATAGCTTACTCAGCAAGTCTAATAATTGATGAAAAAAAGGCCCTTTCTCCTCATACTTGGGAGTCGATTTCAGCCAATGGTTTCGCTTCTACTCATGATGAAGATGGTGAGTACTTATACGGATATGAGACTTGTGTTCATCCTTCAGAGAGAGGCCTAAGAATAGGTCAAAGAATATATAATGCTAGAAAAGGGCTAGTTAATTTCTACCAGCTAAAAGGAATTGTCTTTGGTGGACGGATTCCTAACTATGCTAAGAGAATTAAGAAAGTTTCTAGTGTAGAGGAATATATTGAGAAAGTACGAACTAAAGAAATAAGTGATCCTATCTTAGGGTTTCACTTAAGAAGTGGTTTCGAAGTCGTTGGTGTTCTTAAAAATTATCTTCCAACAGATAAGGCAAGTGGTGGTTATGCTGTTCATCTTAAGTGGGACAACCCTGAATTTAAGGCCGCCTTTACTGAAAAGAATAAACCTTTTAGACAAAACTCTGTAAGAATTGTTTGTGTTCAATATAAGCAAAGAGCAGTTGAGAGTTTTGAAGAATTTGCTGGAATCGTTGAATACTATGTTGACGTCGCCGGTGATTATAGAGCTGACTTTCTATTATTTCCTGAACTCTTTACGATGCAACTATTGTCTATAGAGAATGAGGAAATAAAGCCTGCTGAGGCCATCGTTAAGATGACTATGTACACGGAGCGAATTAAGGAACTCTTTCAAAGATTAGCAATGAAGTATAATGTTAATATCATCGCTGGATCTCACCCAACTTTGGTTGGTGATAGTGTTCGAAATATTTCATATATTTGTTTACGAGACGGAATGGTTCATGAGCAAACCAAAATTCATCCTACTCCAGATGAAAGATATTGGTGGAAAATTGAAGGTGGAGATCAGGTTAAAGTTATTGATACAGACTGTGGCCCTATTGGTGTACTTATTTGTTATGATAGTGAATTTCCGGAATTGACTAGACACCTTGTAAATCAAGGAATTAAGTTTCTCTTCGTTCCTTTCTTAACTGATAACAGACAAGGATATTGTCGTGTTAGATATTGTTGTCAGGCCAGAGCGATTGAGAATCAAATTTATGTGGCCATTGCTGGGAATGTAGGAAATCTTCCTCGAGTTAAAAACTTAGATATTCAATATGCTCAAAGTGCTATTTTTACACCTTGTGACTTTCCTTTTGCAAAAGATGGTATCGCAGCTGAGGCAACGCCAAATGTGGAAATGGTAACAATTGCAGATTTAAGAACAGATACTCTTATTGAGGCGAGATCTCATGGAGCGGTTCAAAATTTAAAAGATCGTAGGCACGATCTTTACTCAGTAAAATGGCATAAGAGTTAA
- a CDS encoding deoxyhypusine synthase family protein, which yields MQKGPISTFIDTHFLHFNSAALVDASNDYIKHLNEDGKMMITLAGAMSTAELGKSLAEMIRQDKVQIISCTGANLEEDIMNLVAHDHYKRIPNYRDLSPEEEFKLLEKGFNRVTDTCIPEEEAFRRLQKHIFSQWKDAEDKGERFFPHEFMYKMILSGDLEQYYQIDPKDSWMVAAAQKNLPIVVPGWEDSTMGNIFASYCIKEELKPSTTKSGIEYMTWLAKWYLENCKGKGIGFFQIGGGIAGDFPICVVPMLYQDMEEENIPFWSYFCQISDSTTSYGSYSGAVPNEKITWGKLDIDTPKHVVESDATIVAPLMFAKILGL from the coding sequence ATGCAAAAAGGACCAATTTCTACATTTATTGATACTCACTTTCTGCACTTTAACAGTGCTGCGCTAGTAGATGCTTCCAATGATTATATTAAGCATCTTAATGAAGATGGTAAGATGATGATTACCCTTGCTGGAGCAATGAGTACTGCTGAGTTAGGAAAGTCTCTTGCTGAGATGATTCGACAAGATAAGGTTCAAATCATTAGTTGCACTGGGGCAAATCTAGAAGAAGATATAATGAATCTAGTTGCTCATGATCACTACAAAAGAATCCCAAACTATAGAGACCTCTCTCCCGAAGAAGAATTTAAGCTTCTTGAAAAAGGTTTTAATCGAGTTACAGATACATGTATTCCAGAAGAAGAAGCATTTAGAAGACTTCAAAAGCATATATTCTCTCAATGGAAAGATGCTGAAGACAAAGGAGAAAGATTCTTTCCACATGAATTTATGTACAAGATGATTCTCTCTGGTGATCTTGAGCAGTACTATCAAATTGATCCAAAAGACAGTTGGATGGTTGCAGCGGCACAGAAGAACCTACCGATTGTTGTTCCAGGATGGGAAGATTCTACAATGGGAAATATCTTTGCAAGTTACTGTATCAAAGAAGAGCTAAAACCAAGTACTACGAAATCAGGTATAGAGTATATGACTTGGCTGGCAAAATGGTACCTAGAAAATTGTAAAGGTAAAGGTATTGGTTTTTTTCAAATCGGTGGAGGTATAGCGGGCGACTTTCCAATTTGTGTTGTCCCAATGCTCTACCAAGATATGGAAGAAGAGAATATTCCTTTTTGGAGTTACTTTTGCCAAATTTCTGATTCCACAACAAGTTATGGTTCCTACTCTGGAGCGGTTCCTAACGAAAAAATAACTTGGGGAAAATTAGATATCGATACACCTAAACATGTGGTTGAGTCAGATGCAACAATTGTTGCCCCACTAATGTTTGCAAAGATTTTAGGACTCTAA
- a CDS encoding SEC-C metal-binding domain-containing protein translates to MTTENEKNSKEESNEHVHVHGPNCNHGHHHKLDPIVRTSPKVGRNDPCTCGSQKKYKKCCGK, encoded by the coding sequence ATGACAACAGAAAATGAGAAAAACTCAAAAGAAGAAAGTAACGAGCACGTTCATGTACATGGACCAAATTGTAATCATGGACATCATCATAAATTAGATCCGATAGTGAGAACTTCTCCAAAAGTAGGGCGTAACGATCCCTGTACTTGTGGGAGTCAAAAGAAATATAAAAAATGTTGTGGTAAATAG
- a CDS encoding VOC family protein, which yields MSLDAIGICSKNIPESIEFYSLLGIEFKELGGEGHYEALTRSGLRLMLDSVELLKKIDPKWTDSPGSSIVLCFKQDSVSDVDSIYESIKSAGFKVKKSPWDAFWGQRYASIIDPNGNQIDLFCDQ from the coding sequence TTGAGTTTAGATGCTATTGGAATTTGTTCAAAAAATATCCCTGAGTCTATTGAGTTCTATTCCTTACTTGGAATAGAATTCAAAGAGCTTGGAGGTGAAGGTCACTATGAAGCATTAACTAGAAGTGGACTTAGGTTAATGCTTGATTCAGTTGAATTATTAAAGAAAATAGATCCTAAGTGGACTGATTCTCCTGGCAGTTCCATAGTTCTTTGTTTTAAACAAGATAGTGTAAGTGATGTTGACTCAATCTATGAGAGTATCAAGTCTGCTGGGTTCAAAGTTAAGAAGTCTCCTTGGGATGCTTTCTGGGGACAAAGGTATGCTAGTATTATAGACCCTAATGGAAATCAAATTGACCTTTTCTGTGATCAATAA
- a CDS encoding alpha/beta fold hydrolase, with translation MKYLLCLIILLSQSCAVLVSDKAYDKELSSYEYPFEVLTYEFSSQRQNLKMRYMDLGDKSSSKVTVLLHGKNFSGYYWERIAKELVAKGHRVIIPDQIGFGKSSKPEHYQYSFGQLSLNTKGLLDSLKIEKFNVVGHSMGGMLAVTMVDQFSKSVDKLILINPIGLEAYSDYVQYKDISFYYKNELNKTLVKARNYQKKNYYDGKWSAEYEKLLVPLDGQLKGNDWEVVAWNNALTYGPIFSENIVAKFPKIKRPTYLVIGSRDKTGPGRGWKKDGEKRVLGQYAKLAKNAHKLIPGSKLYLLDGLGHMPQYENYEAFSKVFYPIFK, from the coding sequence ATGAAATACTTACTTTGCTTAATCATTTTACTTTCACAATCATGTGCAGTTCTTGTTAGCGATAAAGCTTATGATAAAGAATTATCTAGTTATGAATATCCATTCGAAGTTCTGACATACGAATTCTCAAGTCAAAGACAGAATCTTAAGATGAGATATATGGACTTAGGGGACAAGAGTAGTTCTAAGGTTACAGTGTTACTTCATGGTAAGAACTTCTCTGGCTATTACTGGGAAAGGATTGCTAAAGAGTTAGTTGCAAAAGGTCATAGAGTTATAATTCCTGATCAAATTGGATTCGGTAAGTCTTCTAAACCTGAGCATTATCAATATTCTTTCGGACAACTTTCTTTAAATACTAAAGGCCTTCTTGATTCTTTAAAAATAGAGAAATTTAATGTTGTAGGTCACTCAATGGGTGGAATGTTAGCTGTTACAATGGTTGACCAATTCTCAAAAAGTGTCGATAAACTTATTTTAATTAATCCGATTGGTCTGGAAGCATATTCTGATTATGTTCAATATAAAGATATCTCTTTCTATTACAAAAATGAGTTAAATAAGACATTAGTTAAGGCCAGAAATTATCAAAAGAAGAATTATTACGACGGAAAGTGGTCTGCTGAATATGAAAAATTACTTGTACCACTTGATGGTCAGTTAAAAGGTAATGACTGGGAAGTCGTTGCTTGGAATAATGCTTTAACTTATGGACCAATCTTTTCAGAGAATATTGTTGCAAAGTTTCCAAAAATCAAAAGACCTACTTACTTAGTAATTGGTTCTAGAGATAAAACAGGTCCTGGAAGAGGATGGAAAAAAGATGGAGAAAAAAGAGTTTTGGGTCAATACGCTAAATTGGCCAAGAATGCCCATAAGCTTATTCCGGGCTCTAAGCTTTATTTGTTAGATGGATTAGGTCATATGCCTCAATATGAAAACTACGAAGCTTTTTCTAAAGTTTTCTATCCAATTTTCAAATAA
- a CDS encoding DUF1330 domain-containing protein, producing the protein MSYEMIVGLDIKNDEKYSQYREAMTPLLEEYGGGFRYDFKVAETLKNEEGRVINRVFAIFFKSKESMNDFFSNTNYREIKKTYFEESVLATTIISEYNR; encoded by the coding sequence ATGAGTTATGAAATGATTGTAGGTCTAGATATCAAGAATGATGAAAAATACTCACAGTATAGAGAGGCCATGACTCCTTTACTCGAAGAGTATGGTGGCGGTTTTCGGTATGATTTCAAAGTTGCTGAGACGTTAAAGAATGAAGAGGGGCGAGTAATTAATAGAGTCTTCGCAATATTCTTTAAAAGTAAAGAGAGCATGAATGACTTTTTTTCAAATACAAATTATAGAGAAATAAAGAAGACTTATTTTGAAGAGTCTGTTTTAGCAACGACGATTATATCAGAGTATAATCGTTAG
- the fghA gene encoding S-formylglutathione hydrolase produces the protein MDIRVIKKNKTFDGETVYYEHDSLSTKTTMRFSVFLPASKTIDSAIIWLSGLTCNEENFITKAGSQRCLKDSSTMIICPDTSPRGLNLKDEHDSYDFGSGAGFYLNATTQGYKDHYQMYDYICKDIVAILKNNFNALKISIMGHSMGGHGALVLGIREKELFKSVSAFSPMVNPLMSSWGMKAFKGYLGEELLGANSYDATELLLAGNKREDTILIDQGLNDEFLSEHLLTENLVEAAKSVGQEVSIKYREGYDHSYFYISSFIKEHIDFHLESLNR, from the coding sequence ATGGATATTAGAGTCATTAAAAAGAATAAAACTTTTGATGGAGAGACTGTTTACTATGAGCATGATTCTCTGTCGACTAAAACTACGATGAGGTTTTCGGTCTTTCTTCCTGCATCTAAGACGATTGATAGTGCAATCATTTGGCTATCTGGTCTTACTTGTAATGAGGAGAACTTCATAACTAAAGCTGGATCACAGCGCTGTCTTAAAGATTCTAGCACAATGATTATATGCCCAGATACTTCTCCTCGTGGTCTTAATTTAAAAGATGAACACGATTCTTACGATTTTGGATCTGGGGCGGGGTTTTATCTCAATGCTACTACGCAAGGGTATAAAGATCATTATCAAATGTATGACTATATTTGCAAAGATATTGTTGCGATTTTAAAGAACAACTTCAACGCTCTGAAAATTTCTATTATGGGTCACTCTATGGGAGGTCATGGTGCACTTGTTTTAGGCATCAGGGAAAAAGAGTTATTTAAAAGTGTCTCCGCTTTCTCGCCAATGGTAAACCCTCTTATGTCTAGTTGGGGAATGAAGGCTTTTAAAGGGTATCTAGGTGAAGAATTGCTTGGAGCTAATAGTTATGATGCAACAGAATTACTTTTAGCAGGTAACAAAAGAGAAGACACTATTCTAATCGATCAGGGTCTTAATGATGAATTCCTAAGTGAACATTTGTTAACTGAGAATTTAGTAGAAGCAGCAAAGAGTGTTGGACAAGAAGTCAGTATCAAATATCGGGAAGGTTATGATCATAGCTATTTCTATATTTCAAGCTTCATTAAAGAGCATATAGATTTTCATTTAGAAAGTTTGAATAGGTAA
- a CDS encoding S-(hydroxymethyl)glutathione dehydrogenase/class III alcohol dehydrogenase, with protein sequence MKVKAAVAWGPNQPLKIEEVDLEGPKKGEVLVKIIATGVCHTDAYTLSGEDPEGLFPVILGHEGGGVVTEIGEGVTSLSVGDHVIPLYTPECRECKFCKSGKTNLCQRIRETQGKGVMPDGTSRFSKDGKPIYHYMGTSTFAEYTVVPEISLAKISKEAPLDKVCLLGCGVTTGIGAVLNTAKVEEGATIAVFGLGGIGLSVIQGAKMAKAKRIICIDINEDKFVMAKKFGATDFINPKKYDKPIQEVIVELTEGGVDYSFECVGNVDLMRSALECCHKGWGESIVIGVAGAGKEISTRPFQLVTGRVWRGSAFGGVKGRTELPGYVDKYMEGTINLDDLVTFKLPLEKINEAFDYMHEGKSVRTVIEF encoded by the coding sequence ATGAAAGTAAAAGCTGCTGTTGCATGGGGGCCTAATCAGCCTTTGAAAATTGAAGAGGTTGATTTAGAAGGACCAAAAAAAGGCGAAGTCCTTGTGAAGATTATTGCAACAGGTGTATGCCATACTGATGCATACACTCTTTCCGGTGAAGATCCAGAGGGCCTATTTCCTGTTATTCTAGGTCATGAAGGCGGAGGAGTTGTAACGGAAATTGGAGAGGGAGTAACAAGTCTGTCCGTAGGTGATCATGTCATTCCTCTTTACACTCCAGAGTGTCGTGAGTGTAAGTTTTGTAAGTCTGGTAAAACAAACTTGTGCCAACGAATTAGAGAGACCCAAGGAAAGGGAGTTATGCCTGATGGAACAAGTAGATTTTCTAAAGATGGAAAACCTATCTATCACTATATGGGAACTTCAACCTTTGCTGAATACACTGTTGTTCCTGAAATCTCTCTTGCCAAAATTAGTAAAGAAGCTCCGCTTGATAAAGTCTGTCTTCTTGGTTGTGGGGTAACTACAGGTATAGGTGCAGTTCTAAATACTGCTAAAGTTGAAGAAGGTGCTACAATTGCTGTATTTGGACTTGGTGGAATTGGCCTTTCTGTTATTCAAGGTGCAAAAATGGCAAAGGCCAAAAGAATAATCTGTATAGATATTAATGAAGATAAATTTGTTATGGCAAAGAAGTTTGGAGCGACAGATTTTATCAATCCTAAGAAATATGACAAGCCTATTCAAGAAGTGATTGTTGAACTCACTGAGGGGGGGGTAGATTACTCGTTTGAATGTGTGGGAAATGTTGATCTTATGAGATCTGCTCTTGAGTGTTGTCATAAAGGTTGGGGAGAGTCGATCGTTATAGGTGTAGCAGGAGCTGGAAAAGAAATTAGCACGAGACCTTTTCAGCTAGTCACTGGAAGAGTTTGGAGAGGAAGTGCTTTTGGTGGTGTTAAGGGACGTACTGAGCTCCCCGGGTATGTTGATAAATATATGGAAGGTACGATAAATTTAGATGATCTTGTAACATTTAAATTGCCATTAGAAAAAATAAATGAAGCTTTCGATTACATGCACGAAGGCAAGAGTGTAAGAACTGTTATTGAATTTTAG
- a CDS encoding M48 family metallopeptidase — translation MSNRDYFQGYPDHLRKQVNELINSDRLRPYLLKKYPNSHQINTDKLLNTYANSLKQKYMKKSAQIDKVVYEKQKDLVLNALGTHTFVSRNHGGRLKSKHEIRIATSLKEAPQEMLEMLVVHELAHFKEKDHNKAFYKLCEYMLSDYHQIEFDMRLYLALLDQGKRLYSTKD, via the coding sequence ATGAGCAATAGAGATTACTTTCAAGGATATCCAGATCACTTAAGAAAACAAGTGAATGAGTTGATAAATAGTGATCGACTCAGACCATATCTTTTAAAAAAGTATCCTAATTCTCACCAAATTAATACAGATAAACTACTCAACACATACGCAAATTCTTTAAAACAAAAATATATGAAGAAGTCAGCGCAAATTGACAAAGTCGTATATGAAAAACAAAAGGATCTTGTTTTGAATGCTCTTGGAACTCATACTTTTGTGAGTAGAAATCATGGAGGAAGATTAAAGAGTAAACATGAAATTAGAATAGCGACAAGCTTAAAAGAGGCTCCACAAGAGATGCTAGAAATGCTTGTTGTCCACGAACTAGCTCATTTTAAAGAAAAAGATCACAACAAGGCCTTCTACAAACTCTGTGAATATATGCTCAGCGATTATCATCAAATTGAGTTTGATATGCGACTATATCTAGCACTACTAGATCAAGGAAAAAGACTATATTCTACGAAAGATTAA